A single window of Bradyrhizobium daqingense DNA harbors:
- a CDS encoding carotenoid oxygenase family protein, whose protein sequence is MQQDAATDRHNNIAPIPFEADAPFLKVIGELPRELNGTLYRNGPNPQFSSPGAHWFVGDGMLHAFHLENGRASYRNRWVRTPKWLAEHDAGRALFGGFGRKLPDAPKELTDGGVANTNIVFHAGKLLALEEAHLPTEIEPGTLATRGYHNYQGRVAGSFTAHPKVDPVTGELVFFGYNAAGPLTPALSYGSIDASGKATRFERFEAPYASMVHDFIVTANHVLFPILPITGSMERAMSGKPPYAWEPDKGAYVGVMKRSGTAKDIVWFRGEACYVFHIMNAWEEDGRIIADVMQFEEAPLFPHPDGRPTDPEKSRARHCRWTFDLSGNTDRFQQTYLDDLTGEFPRIDDRRAGLKSRHGWYACANPRLPMFGALSGIVHVDGNGRRLGHYLLPVGDTISEPVFVERSKDAVEGDGWLLAVVWRARENRSDLAVFNAIDVEAGPAALVQLGHRVPDGFHGNWVGAQ, encoded by the coding sequence GTGCAACAGGACGCCGCCACCGATCGCCACAACAACATCGCGCCTATACCCTTCGAGGCCGACGCGCCATTCCTGAAGGTCATCGGAGAATTGCCGCGCGAGCTGAACGGCACGCTCTATCGCAACGGCCCCAATCCGCAGTTCTCCTCGCCCGGCGCGCACTGGTTCGTGGGCGACGGCATGCTGCACGCCTTCCACCTCGAGAATGGGCGCGCCAGCTACCGCAACCGCTGGGTCCGCACACCGAAATGGCTGGCCGAGCACGACGCCGGCCGCGCCTTGTTCGGCGGCTTCGGCCGCAAGCTGCCGGATGCACCGAAAGAGCTTACCGACGGCGGCGTCGCCAACACCAACATCGTCTTCCATGCCGGCAAGCTGCTCGCGCTGGAAGAAGCGCATCTGCCGACCGAGATCGAGCCCGGCACCCTGGCGACGCGCGGTTATCACAATTACCAGGGCCGCGTCGCCGGCAGCTTCACCGCGCATCCGAAGGTGGATCCCGTCACGGGCGAGCTCGTGTTCTTCGGCTACAACGCCGCGGGACCGCTGACACCGGCCCTCTCCTACGGATCGATCGATGCCTCCGGCAAGGCGACGCGCTTCGAGCGGTTCGAGGCCCCCTATGCCAGCATGGTGCACGACTTCATCGTCACCGCGAACCATGTGCTGTTTCCGATCCTGCCGATCACCGGCAGCATGGAGCGCGCGATGAGCGGGAAGCCGCCCTACGCCTGGGAGCCGGACAAGGGCGCCTATGTCGGCGTGATGAAGCGCAGCGGCACGGCCAAGGACATCGTCTGGTTTCGCGGTGAAGCCTGCTACGTCTTCCACATCATGAATGCGTGGGAGGAGGATGGCCGCATCATCGCCGACGTCATGCAGTTCGAGGAAGCGCCACTGTTTCCGCATCCGGACGGACGGCCGACCGATCCGGAGAAGTCGCGCGCCCGGCACTGCCGCTGGACCTTCGATCTCTCGGGCAACACCGACCGCTTCCAGCAGACTTATCTCGACGATCTCACCGGCGAATTTCCGCGCATCGACGATCGTCGTGCCGGGTTGAAGAGCCGTCACGGCTGGTACGCCTGCGCAAATCCGAGGCTGCCGATGTTCGGCGCGCTATCGGGCATCGTCCATGTCGATGGCAACGGCCGACGGCTCGGCCATTATCTGCTGCCGGTCGGCGATACCATTTCCGAGCCTGTGTTCGTCGAGCGATCGAAGGATGCGGTCGAGGGCGACGGCTGGCTGCTTGCGGTGGTCTGGCGCGCGCGGGAGAACCGCAGCGATCTCGCCGTGTTCAATGCCATCGATGTCGAGGCCGGCCCCGCCGCGCTGGTACAGCTCGGCCACCGCGTGCCCGACGGCTTTCACGGCAATTGGGTGGGTGCCCAGTAG
- a CDS encoding inner membrane-spanning protein YciB codes for MKDVFARLGSDLFSAILFLAIYLITDNVILATSVAIAGAVAQVIYARIKGQPLNYMTYASLALVVGLGAITLLTNDARFMLAKPAIAHFAIGLIMLKRGWMLRYMPPIVVETVPEYVTAAGYAWSALMFVIGVGMIVVASTGDLKLWAFYLTVVAGGGKILAFAVQYVVLRIIVSSRRRAAARA; via the coding sequence ATGAAGGACGTATTTGCCCGTCTCGGCTCCGACCTCTTCTCCGCAATCCTCTTCCTGGCCATCTACCTCATCACCGACAACGTCATCCTGGCGACCTCGGTGGCGATCGCCGGCGCGGTCGCGCAGGTCATCTATGCCCGCATCAAAGGGCAGCCGCTCAACTACATGACCTATGCGAGCCTCGCGCTCGTCGTTGGACTTGGCGCGATCACGCTGCTGACCAACGATGCCCGTTTCATGCTGGCAAAGCCCGCGATCGCGCATTTCGCGATCGGCCTGATCATGCTCAAGCGCGGCTGGATGCTGCGCTACATGCCGCCGATCGTCGTCGAGACGGTTCCGGAATATGTGACCGCCGCGGGCTATGCCTGGTCGGCGCTGATGTTCGTGATCGGCGTCGGCATGATCGTGGTCGCTTCGACGGGCGATCTGAAGCTGTGGGCATTCTATCTCACGGTGGTCGCGGGCGGTGGCAAGATTCTGGCCTTTGCCGTGCAGTACGTCGTTCTGCGCATCATCGTCAGCAGCCGCCGACGCGCCGCTGCCCGCGCCTGA
- a CDS encoding SH3 domain-containing protein encodes MRALRIIAATILPVATQAACADDTEPAWRASALALVPAGYVAGAAYRTEGATGYLAVYAATSNDPQTPASVFASRQRLVVTLTPDATRAVSAELKPRTEPAPDGDDTDFAEMHADLAAKRSTLPAGTEPCALGAWSIDKDPNGLNVRAEPSVKARVLGTLPPPYRLKLGGAENTPEGGWLTEFRIIGFRDGWFLIAGAKPPGKDYEDEKRYPRNAPKPYAGRGWVAASKVGASYANGSARAGGLFQAPFIDAKWMPAQREHGGPIDGDGGPKRLLACSGYWGLVESHDGVRGWWRALCSNQVTNCS; translated from the coding sequence ATGCGTGCGCTCCGTATCATCGCGGCAACGATCCTGCCTGTCGCGACACAGGCGGCGTGCGCGGACGACACCGAACCGGCGTGGCGCGCAAGCGCGCTCGCCCTGGTGCCGGCAGGCTATGTCGCCGGCGCAGCCTATCGGACCGAAGGCGCGACCGGGTACCTCGCCGTCTATGCCGCGACATCGAATGACCCGCAGACTCCAGCTAGCGTATTCGCTTCACGTCAGAGGCTGGTCGTCACGCTGACTCCGGACGCGACGCGGGCCGTCTCGGCCGAACTGAAGCCGCGCACCGAGCCGGCTCCGGACGGCGATGACACCGATTTCGCCGAGATGCACGCCGATCTCGCGGCAAAGCGCTCCACCCTGCCCGCAGGTACCGAACCCTGCGCTCTCGGCGCCTGGTCCATCGACAAGGATCCGAACGGCCTCAACGTGCGCGCCGAGCCCTCGGTGAAAGCGCGCGTGCTCGGCACCCTGCCGCCGCCCTACCGGCTCAAGCTCGGCGGAGCGGAGAACACGCCCGAGGGCGGCTGGCTCACCGAATTCCGCATCATCGGCTTCCGGGATGGCTGGTTCCTGATCGCGGGCGCGAAGCCGCCGGGCAAAGACTACGAGGACGAGAAGAGATACCCGCGCAACGCGCCAAAACCCTATGCCGGGCGCGGCTGGGTGGCGGCCAGCAAGGTCGGCGCGAGCTATGCCAATGGCTCCGCACGTGCGGGCGGCTTGTTTCAGGCCCCCTTCATCGACGCCAAATGGATGCCCGCACAGCGTGAGCACGGCGGCCCGATTGACGGCGACGGCGGACCGAAGCGACTTCTCGCCTGCAGCGGATATTGGGGCCTGGTCGAGAGCCATGACGGCGTCCGCGGCTGGTGGCGCGCGCTGTGCTCGAACCAGGTCACGAATTGCAGCTAG
- a CDS encoding fumarate hydratase translates to MNAPTAFPDQSKPVPPYKHTPLFPLGKDETPYKKISSEGVRVEKVLGKDMLVVSREALRALSEAAFGDINHYLRPGHLKQLRAILEDGEASPNDKFVALDFLKNANIAAGGVLPMCQDTGTAIIMGKKGCNVITDGDDEAALSEGARDAYLRRNLRYSQVAPLSMYEEKNTANNMPAQCEIYAEGDDAYKFMFMAKGGGSANKSFLFQATPSVLTKDRLLAFLKEKILTLGTAACPPYHLAIVIGGTSAELCMKTVKLASARYLDALPTHGSPDGNAFRDVEMEQEIHKMTQSLGVGAQFGGKYFCHDVRVIRMPRHGASLPIGLGVSCSADRQVLGKITKDGVYLEELEHNPAQYLPEVEQSLGGEVVKIDLNQPMKDILATFSKYPIKTRVSMTGTMIVARDSAHAKLRERLEKGEPLPDYFKNHPVYYAGPAKTPDGYASGAFGPTTAGRMDSFVDQFQAAGGSMVMVAKGNRAPAVREACKKYGGFYLGSIGGAAANLAEHCIKKVEVLEYPELGMEAIWRIEVVDFPAFIIVDDKGNDFFKELNLG, encoded by the coding sequence ATGAACGCTCCTACCGCTTTCCCCGACCAGTCAAAGCCCGTTCCGCCCTACAAGCACACCCCGCTGTTCCCGCTGGGCAAGGACGAGACGCCCTACAAGAAGATTTCGTCCGAGGGTGTCAGGGTCGAGAAGGTCCTCGGCAAGGACATGCTGGTGGTGTCGCGCGAGGCGCTGCGGGCGCTGTCGGAGGCGGCTTTCGGCGACATCAATCACTATCTGCGGCCCGGCCATCTGAAGCAGCTCCGTGCGATCCTGGAGGACGGCGAGGCCAGTCCGAACGACAAGTTCGTCGCGCTGGACTTCTTGAAGAACGCCAACATCGCGGCCGGCGGCGTGCTGCCGATGTGCCAGGACACCGGCACCGCGATCATCATGGGCAAGAAGGGCTGCAACGTCATCACCGATGGTGACGACGAAGCGGCGCTCTCGGAAGGCGCGCGCGATGCCTACCTGCGCCGCAATCTGCGCTACTCGCAGGTCGCGCCGCTCTCGATGTATGAAGAGAAGAACACCGCCAACAACATGCCGGCGCAGTGCGAGATCTACGCCGAGGGCGACGACGCCTACAAGTTCATGTTCATGGCGAAGGGCGGCGGCTCCGCCAACAAGAGCTTTCTGTTCCAGGCCACGCCCTCGGTGCTGACCAAGGACCGGCTGCTTGCCTTTCTCAAGGAGAAGATCCTGACGCTGGGCACCGCGGCGTGTCCGCCCTATCACCTCGCGATCGTGATCGGCGGCACCTCGGCCGAGCTCTGCATGAAGACGGTGAAGCTCGCTTCCGCGCGCTATCTCGACGCGCTGCCGACCCATGGCTCGCCCGACGGCAACGCCTTCCGTGACGTCGAGATGGAGCAGGAAATTCACAAGATGACGCAAAGCCTGGGAGTGGGGGCGCAGTTCGGCGGCAAATATTTCTGCCACGACGTGCGCGTGATCCGCATGCCGCGCCATGGCGCTTCGCTCCCCATTGGCCTCGGCGTATCCTGCTCGGCCGACCGCCAGGTGCTCGGCAAGATCACCAAGGACGGCGTCTATCTCGAGGAGCTCGAGCACAACCCGGCGCAATATCTGCCCGAGGTCGAGCAGTCGCTCGGCGGTGAGGTCGTGAAGATCGACCTCAACCAGCCGATGAAGGACATCCTGGCGACGTTCTCGAAATACCCGATCAAGACGCGCGTCTCGATGACCGGCACCATGATCGTCGCGCGCGATAGCGCGCATGCCAAGCTGCGCGAGCGGCTGGAGAAGGGCGAGCCGCTGCCGGATTATTTCAAGAACCACCCGGTCTATTACGCCGGCCCGGCCAAGACGCCCGACGGCTATGCCTCAGGCGCGTTCGGTCCGACCACCGCCGGCCGCATGGATTCCTTCGTCGATCAATTCCAGGCCGCCGGCGGTTCGATGGTGATGGTGGCCAAGGGCAATCGGGCGCCGGCCGTGCGCGAGGCCTGCAAGAAGTATGGCGGTTTCTATCTCGGCTCGATCGGCGGTGCCGCGGCCAACCTTGCCGAACACTGCATCAAGAAGGTCGAGGTGCTCGAATATCCCGAACTCGGCATGGAAGCGATCTGGCGCATCGAGGTCGTCGACTTCCCCGCCTTCATCATCGTCGACGACAAGGGCAACGATTTCTTCAAGGAGTTGAACCTGGGCTGA
- a CDS encoding methyltransferase family protein: MIARLLLQNTIFVVGMGALLFASAGTLHWPSAWVFLVTSALLGPLCGWWLHRIDPALLAERLRPVLQKDQPAADKMFMIVFVVAMLAWLVAMGLDRRAHFSEMPVALQVFGLVLFLASTLFTMWVFRENSFAAPVVKLQAERAQRVISTGPYAHVRHPMYSGMVLFFVGMPLLLGSWWGLAMAPVFPVLFAVRIGIEERTLREGLPGYAEYAARVRYRLVPGVW; the protein is encoded by the coding sequence ATGATCGCACGCCTCCTGTTGCAGAACACGATCTTCGTCGTCGGCATGGGCGCGCTGCTGTTCGCCTCCGCCGGGACATTGCACTGGCCTTCGGCCTGGGTGTTCCTCGTCACCTCCGCCTTGCTTGGTCCGCTCTGCGGCTGGTGGCTCCACCGGATCGACCCGGCGCTGCTCGCCGAACGCCTGCGGCCGGTCCTGCAAAAGGATCAGCCCGCCGCCGACAAGATGTTCATGATCGTCTTCGTCGTTGCGATGCTGGCCTGGCTGGTCGCGATGGGTCTCGACCGGCGCGCTCATTTCTCCGAGATGCCGGTTGCGTTGCAGGTCTTCGGACTCGTGCTGTTCCTGGCCTCGACACTGTTCACGATGTGGGTCTTCCGCGAGAACTCGTTCGCCGCGCCCGTGGTGAAGCTCCAGGCCGAGCGCGCGCAGCGGGTGATCTCGACGGGACCATACGCCCATGTGCGCCATCCCATGTACAGCGGGATGGTCCTGTTCTTCGTCGGCATGCCGCTGCTGTTGGGGTCGTGGTGGGGACTTGCAATGGCGCCGGTATTCCCAGTGTTGTTTGCGGTCCGCATCGGGATCGAGGAGCGCACGCTGCGCGAGGGCCTGCCGGGCTATGCCGAGTACGCAGCGCGGGTGCGGTATCGCCTGGTGCCTGGCGTGTGGTGA
- a CDS encoding glutathione S-transferase — protein MKYELYYWPEIQGRGEYVRLALEEAGAAYVDVARGRRGTAAMMKMMEAHAGTPPFAPPFLKAGKLVIGQTANVLLYLGGRHGLAPKTEAGRLWVHQLQLTISDLVVEIHDTHHPLGPSMYYEDQKPPAKKRTADFWSERVPKFLGYFERLLTDGGGSYVTGRRLTYVDLSLFQIVAGLRYAFPKRMKAFESDIPGLVGLHDRIAARPNIKAYLDSGRRIPFNEQGIFRHYRELDA, from the coding sequence ATGAAATACGAACTCTACTACTGGCCCGAGATCCAGGGCCGCGGCGAATATGTGCGGCTGGCGCTGGAGGAGGCCGGTGCCGCTTACGTCGACGTCGCGCGCGGGCGGCGCGGGACGGCTGCGATGATGAAGATGATGGAGGCGCATGCGGGCACGCCGCCTTTCGCGCCGCCGTTCCTGAAGGCAGGCAAGCTCGTCATCGGCCAGACCGCCAACGTCCTGCTCTATCTCGGCGGCCGACATGGGCTTGCGCCGAAGACGGAGGCTGGCCGGCTCTGGGTGCACCAGCTGCAGCTCACCATCTCCGATCTCGTGGTCGAGATCCACGACACCCATCATCCGCTCGGGCCTTCGATGTACTACGAGGACCAGAAGCCGCCGGCGAAGAAGCGCACCGCCGATTTCTGGAGCGAGCGCGTGCCGAAATTTCTCGGCTATTTCGAGCGGCTCCTCACCGATGGCGGCGGCTCCTATGTCACCGGCCGCAGACTGACCTATGTCGATCTCTCGCTGTTCCAGATCGTTGCGGGACTGCGCTATGCCTTCCCCAAGCGCATGAAGGCGTTCGAGAGCGACATCCCGGGCCTCGTCGGCCTGCACGACCGCATCGCCGCACGGCCGAACATCAAGGCCTATCTCGACAGCGGCCGCCGCATTCCCTTCAACGAGCAGGGCATCTTCCGCCACTATCGCGAGCTGGACGCTTAG
- a CDS encoding lectin — MTRIDRSVTITGLALAVTLLAAPSAQAQSADMTFFVTSNGPGKGADLGGLEGADAQCQKLAQAAGAGTKTWRAYLSTQAADGKPAVNAKDRIGKGPWQNAKGTVVAKDVADLHGPANNLTKQTALNEKGEGITGAGDQPNRHDILTGSQPDGTAFAGSDDRTCKNWTSSTQGAAMVGHFDRRGLRDDEPSKSWNSSHPSRGPDGGCSQADLKSTGGDGLLYCFAAN, encoded by the coding sequence ATGACCCGCATCGACAGATCCGTGACGATTACAGGCCTCGCGCTCGCAGTAACCTTGCTGGCGGCGCCATCGGCGCAGGCGCAGTCGGCCGACATGACCTTCTTCGTGACCTCCAACGGTCCGGGCAAGGGCGCCGATCTCGGCGGCCTCGAGGGAGCCGACGCGCAATGCCAGAAGCTCGCTCAGGCCGCCGGCGCCGGCACCAAGACCTGGCGCGCCTATCTCTCGACGCAGGCCGCGGACGGCAAGCCGGCCGTCAACGCCAAGGACCGCATCGGCAAGGGACCGTGGCAGAACGCCAAGGGCACGGTCGTAGCCAAGGACGTGGCTGACCTGCACGGACCCGCCAACAATCTCACCAAGCAGACCGCGCTCAACGAGAAGGGTGAGGGGATCACCGGTGCTGGCGACCAGCCGAACCGGCATGACATCCTCACGGGATCGCAACCAGACGGCACCGCGTTTGCCGGATCGGACGATCGCACCTGCAAGAACTGGACGTCGAGCACGCAAGGCGCCGCGATGGTCGGCCATTTTGATCGCCGGGGCCTGCGCGACGACGAGCCCTCGAAGTCTTGGAACAGCTCTCACCCCTCGCGCGGTCCCGACGGTGGCTGCTCGCAGGCCGATCTGAAGTCCACCGGCGGCGACGGCCTGTTGTATTGCTTCGCGGCGAATTGA
- a CDS encoding Tim44 domain-containing protein: protein MPGIWETHMTFSQRSRSVFKTIAVVLALALPTALTISSADARAGGGFSSGSRGSRTYSAPPSTTTAPGSTSQFNRTYTQPGAGMNSTAAAPARGGLFGRAGGFMGGLAAGFLGAGLLGMLFGGGLFGGLGSLSSILGLIIQIALVVLVVRLAMSWWQRRHAQQQQPAYANAGADTGAGSAPQPNYRSGLGGFGFGANNAPLEIKPDDYEAFERLLGEVQAAWSNEDVAKLHTLATPEMVSYFEQDLAQNRTRNVVNKVTNVKLLQGDLAEAWREGETDYATVALRFALTDKTTDRNTGAVVAGSEQPGEATEIWTFARRPGTGWELSAIQQTN from the coding sequence ATGCCGGGGATTTGGGAAACGCACATGACTTTCTCGCAACGCTCCCGCAGTGTCTTCAAGACGATTGCCGTCGTGCTGGCGCTTGCGCTGCCGACCGCGCTGACGATCTCGTCCGCCGACGCCCGCGCCGGCGGCGGCTTCTCGTCCGGTTCGCGCGGCTCGCGAACCTATTCGGCTCCGCCGTCGACCACGACCGCGCCGGGCTCGACCTCGCAGTTCAACCGCACCTACACCCAGCCGGGTGCAGGCATGAATTCGACCGCGGCTGCGCCCGCCCGCGGCGGCCTGTTTGGACGCGCCGGCGGCTTCATGGGCGGCCTTGCGGCCGGCTTCCTCGGCGCCGGCCTGCTCGGCATGCTGTTCGGCGGCGGCCTGTTCGGCGGCCTCGGCAGCCTGTCCTCGATCCTCGGCCTGATCATCCAGATCGCGCTCGTGGTGCTCGTGGTGCGGTTGGCGATGTCCTGGTGGCAGCGCCGTCATGCGCAGCAGCAGCAGCCGGCCTATGCCAATGCCGGTGCTGACACGGGCGCAGGTTCTGCGCCGCAGCCGAACTATCGCAGCGGTCTCGGTGGCTTCGGCTTCGGCGCCAACAACGCGCCGCTCGAGATCAAGCCGGACGACTACGAGGCGTTCGAGCGGCTGCTCGGCGAAGTCCAGGCCGCCTGGTCGAACGAGGACGTGGCCAAGCTGCACACGCTCGCGACGCCGGAGATGGTCTCCTATTTCGAGCAGGATCTCGCCCAGAACCGCACGCGCAACGTCGTCAACAAGGTGACCAACGTCAAGCTGTTGCAGGGCGACCTCGCGGAAGCCTGGCGCGAAGGCGAGACGGACTACGCCACGGTGGCGCTGCGCTTCGCGCTCACCGACAAGACGACCGACCGCAACACCGGCGCAGTCGTTGCCGGCAGCGAGCAGCCGGGTGAGGCGACCGAGATCTGGACCTTCGCCCGCCGGCCGGGCACCGGCTGGGAATTGTCAGCGATCCAGCAAACCAACTGA
- the cckA gene encoding cell cycle histidine kinase CckA, producing the protein MTAETDHDLSREPVAAHEPSPRSGSIALVLLVAAGLVAVAVGLMTLGRAQAQPYILGILAVLAMVGLFNLFAFAAGIIRFADRNLDDPIIGRISDHAFDGLAVTDSRGHVVYSNAAYLTLTGATGPQDVRPVERVFIGNPDVSEAVFRLLKAAREGKRQQEEVRISGHDGNQGRWLRMRVRPLGTGKREGKYAVWSIADITRDRERQEDVFQELQHAIEYLDHAPCGFFSVNPAGELAYVNATLANWLDYDLAEIGSGGLKLTDIVSGDGASLLTSIVAVPGEVKTEVFDIDLRMRTGKTMPVRLYHKLAFGADGAPGPSRTLVISRARDERSDPDRAAEVRFMRFFDHTPMAIATVDRGGNVVRANARYAKLGQALGLDSASKSIFRAVNSRDRHLLIAAINQAAEGQADIAPVEVALEGTKERWGQFFVTPVDAAENEAEAAIVHMLETTERRALENQINQSQKMETVGQLAGGIAHDFNNVLSAIMMANDFLLNAHKPTDPSFQDIMQIKQNATRAATLVRQLLAFSRRQTLRPQVLDLGDALSDLTMLLRRLIGEKVKLDLVHGRDLWPVKVDVSQFEQVIVNLAVNARDAMPDGGKLIIRTANVTADEAARLAYKGMPAADYVRIEVADTGTGIPADIRDKIFEPFFSTKEVGKGTGLGLSTVYGIVKQTGGFIYVDSEPGQGTSFHIFLPRHHAEAEAQVEQPAAVISATNGASKEAGPPAEAKPRTDLTGQGTILLVEDEEGLRALNARGLRSRGYTVVEAENGVEAMEVLEEQGGAIDLVVSDVVMPEMDGPTLLKAMREQNPEIRFIFVSGYAEDAFEKSLPEGQQFDFLPKPFTLSQLVAAVKETMTKQG; encoded by the coding sequence ATGACTGCTGAGACCGACCACGACCTGTCACGCGAGCCCGTTGCGGCGCATGAGCCGTCGCCGCGCTCGGGCAGTATCGCGCTCGTGCTCCTGGTGGCCGCCGGCCTCGTCGCGGTCGCCGTCGGGCTGATGACGCTCGGCCGCGCGCAGGCGCAGCCCTATATTCTCGGCATCCTCGCCGTGCTGGCGATGGTCGGCCTGTTCAATCTGTTCGCCTTCGCAGCCGGCATCATCCGCTTCGCCGACCGCAATCTCGATGATCCCATCATCGGCCGGATCTCCGATCATGCCTTCGACGGGCTCGCGGTCACCGATAGCCGTGGGCACGTGGTCTATTCCAACGCGGCCTATCTGACGCTGACGGGTGCCACCGGTCCCCAGGACGTGCGTCCCGTCGAGCGCGTCTTCATCGGCAACCCCGACGTCTCCGAGGCCGTGTTCCGCCTGCTCAAGGCTGCCCGCGAAGGCAAGCGGCAGCAGGAAGAGGTGCGCATCTCCGGCCATGACGGCAACCAGGGCCGCTGGCTCCGCATGCGGGTCCGCCCCCTCGGCACGGGCAAGCGCGAGGGGAAATATGCGGTGTGGTCGATCGCCGACATCACCCGCGACCGCGAGCGCCAAGAGGACGTGTTCCAGGAGCTCCAGCACGCGATCGAATATCTCGATCACGCCCCTTGCGGCTTCTTCTCGGTCAATCCGGCCGGCGAGCTCGCTTACGTCAATGCGACGCTGGCGAACTGGCTCGACTACGACCTCGCCGAGATCGGCTCGGGCGGCCTGAAGCTGACCGACATCGTCTCCGGCGACGGCGCCTCGCTGTTGACTTCGATCGTCGCGGTGCCCGGCGAGGTCAAGACCGAGGTCTTCGACATCGACCTGCGCATGCGCACCGGCAAGACCATGCCGGTGCGGCTCTACCACAAGCTCGCCTTCGGCGCCGACGGCGCCCCGGGACCGTCGCGCACTCTAGTGATCAGCCGTGCGCGCGACGAGCGCAGCGATCCCGACCGCGCCGCCGAAGTGCGCTTCATGCGCTTCTTCGACCACACGCCGATGGCGATCGCCACAGTCGACCGCGGCGGCAACGTGGTGCGCGCCAATGCGCGCTACGCCAAGCTCGGGCAGGCGCTCGGGCTCGACAGCGCCTCGAAGTCGATCTTCCGCGCGGTCAATTCGCGCGACCGGCATCTGCTGATCGCGGCCATCAACCAGGCTGCCGAAGGCCAGGCCGACATCGCCCCCGTCGAGGTGGCGCTGGAGGGGACCAAGGAGCGCTGGGGCCAGTTCTTCGTCACGCCGGTCGATGCGGCCGAGAACGAGGCGGAAGCCGCCATCGTGCACATGCTCGAGACCACCGAGCGGCGCGCGCTGGAGAACCAGATCAACCAGTCGCAGAAGATGGAGACGGTCGGCCAGCTCGCCGGCGGCATCGCCCACGATTTCAACAACGTGCTCTCCGCCATCATGATGGCGAACGACTTCCTGCTGAACGCGCACAAGCCGACCGATCCGTCGTTCCAGGACATCATGCAGATCAAGCAGAACGCGACGCGGGCCGCCACCTTGGTGCGGCAGCTGCTGGCGTTCTCGCGGCGGCAGACGCTGCGGCCGCAGGTGCTCGACCTCGGCGATGCGCTCTCGGATCTCACCATGCTGTTGCGCCGGCTGATCGGAGAAAAGGTCAAGCTCGACCTCGTGCACGGCCGCGACCTCTGGCCGGTGAAGGTCGACGTCTCCCAGTTCGAGCAGGTGATCGTCAACCTCGCGGTGAACGCGCGCGACGCCATGCCCGACGGCGGCAAACTGATCATCCGCACCGCCAACGTCACCGCCGACGAAGCGGCCAGACTTGCCTACAAGGGCATGCCGGCGGCGGACTATGTGCGGATCGAAGTCGCCGACACCGGCACCGGCATCCCCGCCGACATTCGCGACAAGATCTTCGAGCCGTTCTTCTCGACGAAAGAGGTGGGCAAGGGCACCGGACTCGGGCTGTCCACCGTCTACGGCATCGTCAAGCAGACCGGCGGTTTCATCTACGTCGATTCCGAACCGGGGCAGGGAACCTCGTTCCATATCTTCCTGCCGCGCCATCATGCCGAGGCGGAGGCGCAGGTCGAGCAGCCTGCAGCCGTGATCAGCGCGACCAATGGCGCATCGAAGGAGGCCGGCCCGCCAGCGGAGGCCAAGCCGCGTACCGATCTCACGGGACAGGGCACCATCCTGCTGGTCGAGGACGAGGAGGGCCTGCGTGCATTGAATGCGCGCGGTCTGCGCTCGCGCGGCTACACCGTGGTCGAGGCCGAGAACGGCGTCGAGGCCATGGAGGTGCTGGAGGAGCAGGGCGGCGCGATCGATCTCGTCGTCTCCGACGTGGTGATGCCGGAGATGGACGGCCCGACACTGCTGAAGGCGATGCGGGAGCAGAACCCCGAGATCAGGTTCATCTTCGTCTCCGGCTACGCTGAGGATGCGTTCGAGAAGAGTCTTCCCGAGGGCCAGCAGTTCGACTTCCTGCCAAAGCCGTTCACGCTCAGCCAGCTGGTGGCGGCGGTGAAGGAGACGATGACGAAGCAGGGGTGA